The Numenius arquata chromosome 7, bNumArq3.hap1.1, whole genome shotgun sequence genome has a window encoding:
- the KBTBD2 gene encoding kelch repeat and BTB domain-containing protein 2 produces MSTQVERQINTEYAVSLLEQLKFFYEQQLLTDIVLIVEGTEFPCHKMVLATCSSYFRAMFMSGLSESKQTHVHLRNVDAATLQIIITYAYTGNLAISDGTVEQLYETACFLQVDDVLQQCREYLIKKINAENCVHLLSFADLFSCEELKQSAKRMVEHKFTAVYHQEAFMQLSHDLLIDILSSDNLNVEKEETVREAAMLWLEYNTESRSQYLSSVLSQIRIDALSEVTQRAWFQGLPPNDKSVVVQGLYKSMPKFFKPRLGMTKEEMMIFIEAAAENPGSLYSSVCYSPQAEKVYKLCNPPADLHKVGTLVTPDNDIYIAGGQVPLKNTKTNHSKSSKLQAAFRTVNCFYWFDAQQNTWFPKTPMLFVRIKPSLVCCEGYIYAIGGDSVGGELNRRTVERYDTEKDEWTMVSPLPCAWQWSTAVAVHNCIYVMAHNLMYCYFPRSDAWVEMAMRQTSRCFASAAAFGDKIFYIGGLHIASNSGIRLPSSTVDGSSVTVEIYDVNKNEWRMAANIPAKRYSDPCVRAVVISNSLCVFIRETHMNERAKYATYQYDLELDRWFLRQHISERVLWDLGKDFRCTVGKLYPSCLEESPWKPPTYLFSPDGADEFELDGEMVTLPPV; encoded by the exons ATGTCTACCCAGGTAGAGAGGCAGATAAATACAGAGTATGCTGTATCTTTGCTGGAGCAGTTAAAATTCTTTTATGAACAGCAGTTGCTTACTGACATAGTGTTGATTGTTGAGGGCACGGAATTTCCCTGCCATAAGATGGTTCTTGCAACATGCAGTTCGTATTTCAG AGCCATGTTCATGAGTGGGCTCAGTGAAAGCAAACAGACACACGTGCACCTGAGGAACGTGGATGCAGCCACTTTACAAATCATCATAACTTACGCATACACGGGTAACCTGGCAATAAGTGACGGCACGGTAGAACAGCTTTATGAAACCGCCTGCTTCTTACAG GTAGATGATGTGTTACAACAGTGTAGAGAATACttaatcaaaaaaataaatgcagaaaattgtGTGCATCTATTAAGTTTTGCTGATCTCTTCAGCTGTGAAGAGTTAAAACAGAGTGCTAAAAGAATGGTAGAGCACAAGTTCACAGCTGTGTACCACCAGGAGGCTTTCATGCAACTGTCACATGATCTGCTGATAGATATTTTAAGCAGCGACAATTTAAACGTGGAGAAGGAAGAGACAGTCCGTGAAGCTGCTATGTTATGGCTGGAGTACAACACGGAGTCGCGATCGCAGTATTTGTCCTCTGTTCTTAGCCAAATCCGAATCGATGCACTTTCAGAAGTAACCCAGAGAGCCTGGTTTCAAGGCTTGCCACCTAATGACAAATCAGTGGTGGTGCAAGGATTGTACAAATCCATGCCCAAATTCTTCAAACCCAGGTTGGGTATGACAAAAGAGGAGATGATGATATTCAttgaagctgctgctgaaaacccTGGTAGTCTTTATTCTTCTGTCTGTTATAGCCCACAGGCAGAAAAAGTTTACAAACTCTGCAACCCTCCTGCTGACTTGCATAAGGTTGGGACGCTCGTGACTCCCGATAATGACATCTATATAGCAGGGGGGCAAGTTCCtctgaaaaacacaaaaaccaatcACAGTAAAAGCAGCAAACTCCAGGCTGCCTTCAGAACTGTGAATTGCTTTTACTGGTTTGATGCACAGCAAAACACCTGGTTTCCAAAGACGCCGATGCTCTTTGTTCGTATAAAGCCATCCCTGGTCTGCTGTGAAGGATACATCTATGCAATTGGAGGAGACAGCGTGGGTGGAGAGCTCAACAGGAGAACTGTGGAGAGATACGATACTGAGAAAGATGAGTGGACCATGGTAAGCCCCTTGCCATGTGCGTGGCAATGGAGCACAGCAGTAGCAGTTCACAACTGCATTTACGTAATGGCACACAACTTGATGTACTGCTATTTTCCCAGGTCAGATGCTTGGGTGGAAATGGCTATGCGACAGACAAGTAGATGTtttgcttcagctgctgcttttggtgATAAAATATTCTATATTGGAGGACTGCACATTGCCAGCAATTCCGGTATAAGACTCCCAAGCAGTACTGTAGATGGGTCTTCCGTAACTGTGGAAATCTATGATGTGAATAAAAATGAATGGAGAATGGCAGCCAACATCCCCGCCAAGCGGTATTCTGACCCCTGTGTTAGAGCTGTCGTCATCTCGAATTCTTTATGTGTCTTTATACGAGAAACCCACATGAACGAGAGAGCAAAGTATGCCACCTATCAATATGACCTGGAACTCGATCGCTGGTTTTTACGGCAGCACATATCGGAACGTGTGCTGTGGGACTTGGGGAAGGACTTCCGGTGCACTGTAGGAAAGCTGTATCCCTCTTGCCTTGAAGAGTCCCCGTGGAAACCTCCAACGTATCTCTTCTCACCAGATGGAGCTGATGAATTTGAGCTGGATGGGGAGATGGTTACTCTACCACCTGTATAG